The following coding sequences are from one Patescibacteria group bacterium window:
- the serS gene encoding serine--tRNA ligase, whose amino-acid sequence MLDRKIFLTQPDAVFAGLKKRGKKFFDAAKLLAELLEKSQGERQALELLQSQLNAGSKALAQVKGDERTSKLAELKKLSEKVKVDEARLRASEEAITTGIQALPNIPLADVPEGKDADANVTLHEVGERPNLQSPKDYLTLAESLGIIDVQRAAKASGSRFGYLVGSGALLEFALLQYAMKGLLEAGFTPMIPPVLVKEEFMAGMGYLAQSGEEEVYHFPKDKQYLVGTSEQTLGAYHADEMLTPEELPKKYAGFSTCFRREAGSYGKDTKGILRVHQFDKVEMFVVCTPEASQDLHEELLAMQEKLVQGLGLPYRVVKLCTGDMGFPSAKTYDIECWLPGQNSGKGEYRETHSTSNTTDYQARALNVRVKNAEGKNIVAHMLNGTAFAMGRTIIAILENYQQADGTIRVPEVLQPFMHGVTEIR is encoded by the coding sequence ATGCTTGACCGAAAAATTTTTCTCACGCAGCCAGACGCAGTTTTTGCCGGCCTGAAAAAACGTGGCAAGAAGTTTTTTGATGCAGCCAAACTGCTTGCGGAACTACTGGAAAAAAGTCAGGGCGAGCGGCAGGCACTGGAATTGCTGCAGAGCCAGCTGAATGCCGGCAGCAAAGCTTTGGCACAGGTGAAAGGGGATGAGCGAACCAGCAAGCTTGCAGAATTAAAAAAACTTTCGGAGAAAGTGAAGGTTGATGAAGCACGGCTTCGAGCATCGGAAGAGGCAATTACCACGGGCATCCAGGCCTTGCCAAATATTCCGCTTGCGGATGTGCCTGAAGGAAAAGACGCGGATGCCAATGTGACCCTGCACGAGGTAGGGGAGCGGCCAAACCTGCAATCACCCAAAGACTACCTTACCCTAGCCGAAAGCTTAGGAATTATTGACGTACAGCGTGCCGCGAAAGCCTCTGGCTCGCGTTTTGGCTACCTTGTGGGTTCTGGGGCGCTTTTAGAGTTTGCGTTGCTCCAATACGCCATGAAAGGCCTTCTGGAGGCTGGTTTTACCCCCATGATCCCGCCAGTGCTGGTCAAAGAGGAGTTTATGGCTGGAATGGGGTACCTGGCACAAAGCGGGGAGGAGGAAGTGTACCACTTCCCAAAGGATAAGCAGTACTTGGTAGGAACGTCCGAACAAACCCTTGGCGCTTACCACGCAGATGAAATGTTGACACCCGAAGAATTACCGAAAAAGTATGCTGGTTTTTCCACCTGCTTCAGAAGGGAAGCGGGGAGTTACGGGAAAGACACGAAGGGCATTCTACGGGTACATCAGTTTGATAAAGTGGAAATGTTTGTGGTCTGCACACCTGAGGCATCGCAAGACCTGCACGAAGAACTTCTAGCGATGCAAGAAAAACTCGTTCAAGGTTTAGGCTTGCCGTACCGAGTAGTGAAACTTTGCACTGGTGACATGGGTTTCCCTTCGGCAAAAACCTACGACATTGAATGCTGGCTCCCAGGCCAGAATAGCGGTAAGGGTGAGTATCGAGAAACGCATTCCACGTCGAATACGACGGACTACCAAGCTCGCGCGCTGAATGTACGGGTGAAAAATGCCGAAGGGAAAAATATTGTTGCACACATGCTGAACGGCACGGCGTTTGCTATGGGCCGGACCATCATCGCCATTCTGGAAAATTACCAGCAGGCAGATGGGACAATTCGGGTGCCAGAGGTTCTGCAACCTTTCATGCATGGGGTGACGGAAATCCGGTAA
- the alr gene encoding alanine racemase, protein MLTSIHVSRSALVRNVQIFQKLLSPRVQLMAVVKSNAYGHGVKLCAPVFDHAGVQRFGTASVSEALLLRKYVTRKPILALSYVDVTDTELRLAWKLGIRVPAYTMQMLKRFQKVARRSQSPVRMHLKVDTGTTRVGFQLHEMPSVIRYLKKCPKIMVEGIFSHFADAEGESTAFSSLQTKRFVKISQGLAQINKKRFLTHLSCSAGVFRFPEADFSMVRVGMSLYGIGTVTKQQAVSSRSGIDQLRPALSWYTQLIQVKDVPAGTSVGYGRTFRFQRAGKVGILPVGYWEGLDRRLSNKGSVSISGQRVPIRGRICMNLSMVDVTKVKRAKAGTPVELIGPHQPATKTAELAGMIPYDFLTRLNPEIPRVLVP, encoded by the coding sequence ATGCTCACAAGTATTCACGTATCACGTTCCGCTCTGGTACGGAATGTGCAGATTTTTCAAAAACTACTCTCACCGCGAGTGCAGCTCATGGCAGTCGTGAAAAGTAATGCCTACGGTCACGGGGTCAAATTGTGTGCGCCGGTTTTTGATCATGCCGGCGTTCAGCGGTTTGGCACGGCCAGCGTTTCCGAGGCGCTATTGCTTCGAAAGTACGTGACGCGAAAACCCATCCTTGCCCTGAGCTACGTGGATGTCACAGATACTGAGCTCCGCCTCGCCTGGAAACTAGGTATCCGCGTTCCGGCGTATACCATGCAGATGCTCAAACGTTTTCAGAAAGTAGCTCGGCGGTCTCAATCACCCGTACGTATGCACCTAAAGGTAGACACCGGCACAACCCGCGTTGGTTTTCAGCTGCATGAAATGCCATCGGTGATCCGTTACCTGAAAAAATGTCCGAAAATTATGGTAGAAGGGATTTTTAGCCACTTTGCCGATGCAGAAGGGGAGTCAACAGCTTTTTCCAGCCTTCAGACCAAACGATTTGTAAAAATTTCTCAGGGACTTGCCCAAATAAACAAAAAACGATTCCTTACGCATCTCTCGTGTTCGGCTGGGGTGTTCCGATTTCCAGAAGCAGATTTTTCCATGGTTCGAGTAGGTATGTCGCTCTACGGTATTGGCACAGTCACCAAGCAACAAGCAGTCAGCTCTCGGTCAGGGATTGACCAGTTGCGACCCGCGCTCTCCTGGTACACACAACTTATTCAGGTCAAGGATGTTCCCGCAGGGACAAGTGTTGGGTACGGCCGGACATTCCGTTTTCAGAGGGCTGGAAAGGTTGGTATCCTGCCAGTTGGATACTGGGAAGGCTTAGATCGACGCCTGTCCAATAAGGGTAGCGTGAGCATAAGCGGGCAGCGTGTGCCGATCCGCGGGCGCATTTGCATGAACCTCTCCATGGTTGATGTAACGAAAGTAAAACGAGCGAAAGCCGGAACCCCAGTGGAGCTCATTGGCCCTCACCAACCTGCCACAAAAACTGCAGAATTGGCTGGGATGATACCCTATGACTTTCTCACTCGCCTGAATCCAGAGATTCCCAGAGTCTTAGTACCGTAG
- a CDS encoding peptidoglycan DD-metalloendopeptidase family protein, with the protein MQKVQKKKILILGVTVIVASLALIPARVFVRAQVSGNTTVEELNRTIEQREAERKQLQQKQEEYAAKVAEKQKVAASLHGELELLDAQMQKAEADMQTIDFAVEDKQREITATQLQIESTEKDMQTKRAYLGELVRTIHRYDQKDPLELLVIHNSFSDVVNDLRTTTTMERQVTDTLTDLKGVKVNLERERQDREVRKRELENLEKELLATQTSLNDQKTYKGTLLDETKSSEQQYANLLDQSRQEQLSADSDIRQLQEQVKAKLEPNGQGSDDGLTKFTGNRNVQLAWPVSPAKGISAYFHDPSYPYRKYFEHPAIDVPTPQRTPIAAPDDGYVARAKNAGFGYSYILLVHSNSISTVYGHVSQINVAEDTFVKKGQIIGLSGGMPGTPGAGNMTTGPHLHFEVRLNGIPVNPLDYLP; encoded by the coding sequence ATGCAGAAAGTGCAAAAAAAGAAAATCCTCATCCTCGGCGTGACCGTTATAGTCGCCAGCCTAGCGCTGATTCCAGCCCGGGTCTTTGTGCGTGCGCAGGTGAGCGGGAACACCACGGTGGAGGAGCTGAACCGAACCATTGAGCAACGAGAAGCTGAACGCAAGCAACTGCAGCAGAAGCAAGAGGAGTATGCGGCGAAAGTTGCAGAAAAGCAGAAAGTTGCTGCAAGTTTGCATGGGGAACTGGAGCTGCTTGACGCACAGATGCAAAAAGCTGAAGCGGACATGCAAACTATTGATTTTGCAGTTGAAGATAAGCAACGCGAAATTACCGCAACCCAACTGCAGATTGAAAGTACGGAAAAGGACATGCAGACGAAGCGAGCCTACTTAGGTGAGCTGGTCCGTACTATTCATCGGTATGACCAAAAAGACCCTTTGGAGCTTTTAGTCATTCACAATTCTTTTTCCGATGTGGTGAATGACTTACGAACAACCACAACGATGGAACGTCAGGTGACGGATACACTTACTGACCTTAAAGGCGTCAAAGTAAACTTGGAACGAGAGCGCCAGGATCGTGAGGTGCGCAAGCGCGAATTAGAAAACTTAGAAAAAGAACTGCTAGCCACGCAGACAAGTTTGAACGACCAAAAAACCTACAAAGGAACGTTGCTCGATGAAACGAAATCCAGTGAGCAGCAGTACGCAAATCTCCTTGATCAGTCAAGGCAGGAGCAACTTTCCGCTGACAGTGACATCCGCCAACTGCAGGAGCAGGTAAAAGCGAAGCTGGAACCCAACGGGCAGGGGAGTGATGATGGTCTAACCAAGTTCACTGGTAACCGCAACGTGCAACTCGCCTGGCCGGTGTCACCCGCCAAGGGGATCAGCGCGTACTTCCATGACCCAAGCTACCCGTACCGCAAGTACTTTGAGCACCCAGCCATTGACGTGCCAACGCCGCAGCGTACACCCATTGCCGCTCCAGATGATGGCTACGTGGCTCGGGCAAAGAACGCTGGTTTTGGGTACAGCTACATTTTACTGGTGCACTCCAACAGCATCTCGACAGTCTACGGCCACGTGAGCCAAATCAATGTTGCGGAGGATACCTTCGTGAAGAAAGGGCAGATTATTGGTCTGTCCGGTGGCATGCCCGGGACACCCGGTGCAGGGAATATGACCACTGGGCCACACCTGCACTTTGAAGTGCGTTTGAACGGGATTCCGGTGAACCCGTTAGATTACTTGCCATAA
- the gltX gene encoding glutamate--tRNA ligase — MKPRVRFAPSPTGRLHIGGLRTALFNYLFAKKHGGTFILRIEDTDQQRFVPGAFEDIVDTLQAYGLVPDEGPVRVDGKIAEQGACGPYTQSKRLASYTTAVQQLVAAGKAYPCFCTPERLQELRASQERQHLPPGYDGTCRDILPTTAAERAAAGERHIIRFRMPAAGAILATDLIRGSINFQSALLEDTVLLKSDGFPTYHLANVVDDHAMEITHVFRAEEWLPSLPLHLQLYEAFGWSAPTFGHLSHILGANRKKLSKRDGTTAAGDFLKDYLPFAMVNFISLLGWNPKSEQEFFPTYAELINAFDITQVNKAGAIFDLAKLQHLHRLHLRAADPITVAQAAGLHLTPEQARLAIPLAVEQAVTLSEIPQRLSFLLADQLAFAPTLLVPKKGEPKATQHALQSIHTFWSQLTDSAWESAHSLREQTLAWITTSGQDTSTVLWPARVALTGLAKSPDVFGVAIVLGKAKSLQRLVEASSTLS; from the coding sequence ATGAAACCTCGTGTCCGTTTTGCTCCCTCACCCACCGGTCGTTTGCATATTGGTGGTTTACGTACCGCGCTTTTCAACTACCTCTTTGCCAAGAAGCATGGTGGGACGTTCATTTTGCGGATTGAAGATACTGACCAGCAACGCTTCGTCCCTGGCGCGTTTGAAGACATCGTTGATACTTTGCAAGCGTACGGCTTGGTTCCAGACGAAGGGCCAGTACGGGTTGATGGAAAAATTGCGGAGCAAGGCGCTTGTGGACCGTACACGCAGTCCAAGCGTTTAGCATCCTACACCACGGCAGTACAGCAGCTCGTTGCAGCGGGCAAGGCCTACCCGTGCTTTTGCACGCCAGAACGTTTACAAGAGCTCCGCGCATCCCAGGAGCGCCAACACTTGCCACCAGGCTACGATGGTACCTGCCGCGACATTCTACCCACCACTGCTGCAGAGCGTGCGGCAGCAGGGGAGCGGCACATTATTCGGTTTCGCATGCCAGCGGCCGGCGCAATTTTGGCCACCGATCTCATTCGGGGTTCCATCAACTTCCAAAGCGCGCTGCTGGAAGATACTGTACTTCTCAAAAGTGACGGTTTTCCAACCTATCACCTGGCGAATGTTGTGGATGACCATGCCATGGAAATCACCCACGTCTTCCGGGCCGAGGAGTGGTTACCGTCCTTACCTTTGCACCTCCAGCTCTACGAAGCCTTTGGCTGGTCAGCACCAACCTTTGGCCACCTCTCACACATCCTTGGCGCTAACCGGAAAAAACTTTCCAAGCGTGACGGCACAACCGCGGCTGGAGACTTTCTGAAAGACTACCTTCCCTTTGCCATGGTGAACTTCATATCCCTCCTGGGTTGGAACCCAAAGAGCGAGCAGGAGTTTTTCCCCACCTATGCAGAGCTCATCAACGCTTTTGACATCACGCAGGTGAACAAAGCTGGCGCAATCTTTGACTTGGCAAAATTGCAGCACCTGCACCGGCTCCACCTCCGCGCGGCTGATCCAATTACTGTGGCGCAAGCAGCAGGTTTGCACCTTACCCCGGAGCAAGCCCGACTAGCCATTCCTCTGGCGGTAGAACAGGCGGTTACCCTTTCCGAAATTCCCCAGCGCCTGAGTTTTTTGCTCGCAGACCAACTGGCATTTGCGCCAACGCTTTTGGTGCCAAAAAAGGGTGAGCCAAAGGCAACCCAGCACGCCTTACAAAGTATCCACACCTTCTGGTCACAGCTCACGGACAGCGCTTGGGAGTCGGCTCATAGTCTCCGAGAGCAAACCTTGGCGTGGATTACGACGTCAGGTCAGGATACTAGCACCGTACTCTGGCCAGCCCGAGTTGCATTAACAGGACTAGCGAAAAGTCCGGATGTCTTTGGCGTCGCTATTGTTCTGGGCAAAGCAAAAAGTCTGCAGCGCCTGGTTGAAGCCAGCAGTACACTGTCGTAG
- a CDS encoding WecB/TagA/CpsF family glycosyltransferase, protein MQRIFYHGVAVDCGSRQEQVHLLHGFLQTAHPKTVMTVNPEYVVLAQQQPRLQELSRLTDASLIDGVGLQWAVQRKTPVAERYPGADIVLALCAQAVQRNLPVGIVVPAQGLSSPNQVIAAMQKKFPGIQVLCWMVNTPECIQQIRTSDTQLLFIALGQPLQEEWMLANKKHLPSIKLMIGVGGAIDFLTGARHRAPRFLRSLGLEWGWRLVTQPKRFPRIWRATVQFWLLRFQK, encoded by the coding sequence ATGCAAAGAATTTTCTACCATGGCGTAGCAGTGGATTGCGGATCCAGGCAAGAGCAAGTCCACCTGCTCCATGGGTTTTTGCAAACCGCGCACCCCAAAACCGTGATGACCGTAAACCCAGAGTACGTGGTACTTGCGCAGCAGCAACCTCGTCTGCAGGAATTGTCCCGGCTCACTGATGCCAGTCTCATTGACGGGGTTGGCTTGCAATGGGCCGTGCAGCGAAAAACGCCTGTCGCTGAACGCTACCCAGGGGCGGATATCGTGCTTGCCCTGTGTGCCCAAGCCGTGCAGCGAAATTTACCCGTGGGCATTGTAGTGCCAGCCCAGGGTCTCTCAAGCCCCAATCAAGTCATTGCAGCGATGCAGAAGAAATTTCCTGGCATCCAGGTCCTGTGTTGGATGGTAAACACCCCTGAATGCATCCAGCAAATTCGTACGAGTGACACGCAATTACTCTTCATTGCCTTGGGCCAACCACTGCAAGAGGAATGGATGCTGGCGAACAAGAAGCACTTGCCCAGCATCAAACTCATGATCGGTGTGGGTGGTGCCATTGACTTCCTTACCGGTGCCCGCCACCGCGCGCCTCGCTTTTTGCGTTCGCTTGGGTTAGAGTGGGGGTGGCGCCTGGTCACCCAACCCAAACGTTTCCCCCGGATTTGGCGGGCTACGGTGCAGTTCTGGCTTCTCCGATTTCAGAAGTAA
- the def gene encoding peptide deformylase — protein sequence MALLPLTLIPSPILRQKTKPVDLAVLETKDFQVFCDDLIETMFEKDGIGLAAPQVGQSISVCVVTHVDGPVIMVNPKITKHSFRKQVMEEGCLSIPGVFGTVRRPKRVAVTYTDRFGKEQSVDAQGLFARVIQHEIDHLNGILFTDMVITYTHGERPAKS from the coding sequence ATGGCGCTTTTACCACTCACCCTCATCCCCAGCCCAATACTCCGGCAAAAGACCAAGCCGGTAGACCTTGCTGTTCTGGAAACGAAAGACTTCCAAGTTTTTTGCGATGACCTGATTGAAACCATGTTCGAAAAAGATGGGATTGGCTTGGCCGCACCACAAGTTGGGCAGAGCATCAGCGTCTGCGTAGTCACCCATGTGGATGGTCCAGTGATCATGGTCAATCCAAAGATCACCAAACATTCATTTCGCAAGCAGGTTATGGAAGAAGGTTGCTTATCCATTCCTGGTGTCTTTGGGACAGTCCGACGTCCCAAGCGTGTGGCAGTGACGTACACTGATCGCTTTGGTAAGGAGCAGAGCGTTGACGCCCAAGGGCTTTTTGCCAGGGTGATACAGCACGAAATAGACCACCTGAACGGTATCCTCTTTACGGATATGGTCATCACCTACACCCATGGCGAGCGACCAGCCAAAAGCTAA
- the fmt gene encoding methionyl-tRNA formyltransferase — translation MASDQPKAKTWKILFAGSPAYAVPSLEAIHALPECSLVGVCAQPAKPHGRGHVLQPTAVETWAKAHNIFCLTPTTLRTPEAQAAIRALAPDVAVVVAYGKLIPADLLEMLPYGWVNAHGSLLPRWRGASPIQQAILAGDTETGVTLLKLDAGMDTGPVFASLHVPIADDDTAPTLAEKLARLSAQAFQEHLVPYLLGERPLQPQPVDGVTVAPILEKSDGQLHWDEPASALCRKIRALQPWPGCTTIWNGQQLTIWKAEEIVGSAQPGLVQANGVSCTIGTAKNLLNVLEVQLAGKKRVPVDAFLRGAPGFIGTTLP, via the coding sequence ATGGCGAGCGACCAGCCAAAAGCTAAAACCTGGAAAATTCTCTTTGCTGGGTCACCAGCATACGCTGTTCCCAGTCTTGAAGCTATCCATGCACTACCAGAATGTTCTCTGGTGGGGGTCTGCGCTCAACCAGCCAAGCCGCATGGTCGTGGCCATGTGTTACAACCAACAGCGGTTGAAACCTGGGCAAAGGCGCACAACATTTTTTGTCTAACTCCAACTACCCTTCGAACCCCAGAAGCCCAAGCTGCTATCCGGGCATTGGCCCCAGATGTTGCCGTTGTAGTTGCGTATGGCAAGCTTATTCCCGCAGACCTGCTGGAAATGCTTCCCTATGGTTGGGTCAACGCCCATGGATCTTTGCTTCCCCGCTGGCGTGGCGCTTCGCCAATCCAGCAAGCAATCCTTGCGGGTGATACGGAAACCGGCGTGACGCTTTTGAAGCTTGATGCGGGTATGGATACCGGGCCAGTCTTTGCCTCGCTTCACGTTCCCATTGCAGATGATGATACTGCGCCAACCCTGGCAGAAAAACTTGCACGGTTAAGTGCTCAGGCATTCCAAGAGCACCTTGTCCCCTACCTCCTGGGAGAACGTCCGCTCCAACCACAGCCTGTTGATGGCGTGACCGTTGCGCCAATCTTAGAGAAGTCGGACGGGCAATTGCACTGGGATGAACCGGCCTCTGCTCTGTGTAGGAAAATCCGCGCCCTCCAACCCTGGCCAGGCTGCACCACAATCTGGAATGGCCAGCAGTTGACCATTTGGAAAGCCGAAGAAATTGTAGGTTCTGCGCAACCCGGCCTTGTTCAAGCGAACGGTGTAAGCTGTACCATTGGAACTGCTAAAAATTTGCTCAACGTTCTGGAAGTGCAACTGGCGGGAAAAAAACGAGTGCCCGTAGACGCATTTCTGCGCGGGGCACCCGGGTTTATTGGAACGACCTTACCTTAG
- a CDS encoding peptidylprolyl isomerase encodes MRIKKLTLVLSSVVGIVLIAAVVLIWSGTNSGTKKNTNADNYSALNVNTSQSTTKTMNYSFPGVLPADRIGSKKVVLTTNKGVIEFTLKSDAAPKTVSNFVYLAEQGFYNGLTFHRVEPEFVIQGGDPVGNGTGGPGYKFEDEPVQGEYLVGSVSMANSGPDTNGSQFFIALDDLTTKLPKQYNLFGQVTKGLEVVKQIAVGDVMEKVEIVAE; translated from the coding sequence ATGCGTATAAAAAAACTCACCCTTGTGCTTAGCTCTGTCGTAGGCATCGTTCTCATAGCCGCGGTGGTGCTCATTTGGTCTGGGACCAACTCTGGAACCAAAAAAAATACCAATGCCGACAATTATAGTGCATTAAATGTGAACACCTCGCAATCAACAACGAAAACTATGAACTACAGCTTCCCAGGAGTTTTACCCGCAGATCGGATTGGCAGCAAGAAGGTGGTTTTAACGACAAACAAAGGAGTTATTGAGTTTACGCTCAAGAGTGATGCCGCGCCAAAGACGGTCAGCAACTTTGTGTACCTGGCGGAGCAAGGGTTTTACAATGGTTTGACCTTTCATCGGGTCGAACCTGAGTTTGTCATTCAAGGTGGAGACCCAGTGGGTAACGGCACGGGTGGACCTGGGTACAAGTTTGAGGATGAACCAGTACAGGGTGAGTACCTGGTAGGATCAGTTTCCATGGCAAATTCTGGACCTGATACAAATGGCTCGCAGTTCTTCATTGCCCTGGATGATTTAACCACCAAACTCCCCAAGCAGTACAACCTCTTTGGACAGGTGACCAAAGGCTTGGAAGTCGTAAAGCAAATCGCCGTTGGCGACGTGATGGAGAAGGTGGAAATTGTTGCTGAGTAA
- a CDS encoding fibronectin type III domain-containing protein: MTLVFSAFVCALLLGTPALAQVNGSTDLTKPTISSVTVSNITSTRAEVTWSTNEPATSYVDFGTSDLYGTTAGEGSYLTAHVVTVSGLTANTIYHFRIRSKDAAGNEATSTDTTFTSAATAVTNTNTAVNSNGNVNTKVNTNTAVNANANKNTNTAVNKNTNTKVNTNANKNVNTNANANKNVNKAADETNVNSANLNTNTVNENANDALDLNASADTTNTTNTADTGTTSDGRTGVLLIVLGLLLLVGVLVTLWVKSRRERGPRP; this comes from the coding sequence ATGACTCTTGTGTTTAGTGCTTTTGTGTGTGCCCTCCTGCTGGGTACTCCAGCGTTGGCACAGGTCAACGGTTCAACCGATCTTACCAAACCCACTATTTCCAGTGTGACGGTTAGCAACATTACGTCCACCCGGGCTGAAGTCACCTGGTCCACCAACGAACCAGCCACCAGCTATGTGGATTTTGGAACCAGTGACCTCTACGGCACCACTGCTGGTGAAGGGAGCTACCTGACCGCACACGTCGTTACGGTTTCCGGCTTAACCGCAAACACCATTTACCACTTCCGCATTCGTTCCAAAGATGCAGCTGGGAATGAGGCAACCAGCACGGACACGACCTTCACCAGCGCAGCAACTGCCGTGACAAATACAAACACTGCGGTGAATAGTAATGGGAATGTGAATACAAAGGTGAACACGAATACCGCAGTCAACGCGAACGCGAATAAGAATACCAACACCGCGGTCAACAAGAATACGAACACGAAGGTGAATACGAACGCCAACAAGAACGTGAATACGAATGCAAATGCAAACAAGAATGTGAACAAAGCAGCGGATGAAACGAATGTGAATTCGGCAAACCTGAATACCAACACGGTGAATGAGAACGCAAATGACGCACTGGATCTGAATGCTAGCGCAGACACCACCAACACGACGAACACGGCGGATACCGGAACAACGTCCGATGGACGGACTGGCGTGCTCTTAATTGTCTTGGGATTACTCTTGCTGGTTGGCGTCCTGGTCACCCTGTGGGTGAAGTCCCGCCGGGAGCGCGGACCCCGCCCTTAG
- the mnmA gene encoding tRNA 2-thiouridine(34) synthase MnmA, which produces MSKIIVALSGGVDSSVAALLLQQQGFDVRGVFMKNYEPPPDALADCPWEIDQADVEKVSKHLGIPWETWNFTKEYSAAVLEYFYATYAAGRTPNPDVWCNREIKFGVFLQKAIAEGYDQIATGHYARVECDGKHVQLLTAVDTEKDQTYFLCMLSQDMLRHVQFPIGHLRKPEVRAMAKAAKLPTAAKPDSQGICFVGKVDVHALLKERFGVHPGPVQTADGTVVGQHEGIALYTIGQRHGLGVGGGVPYYVAAKDSATNTLIVAKGNRDEVLYHKGLTASGASWVAGTPPGATFNCAARIRYRQPVEACTVIVGDDGLLTVNFVRKQRAITPGQICAFYDQQVCLGGATIDQPLD; this is translated from the coding sequence ATGTCTAAGATTATTGTTGCTCTCTCCGGTGGGGTTGATTCGTCCGTAGCCGCGCTGCTTCTGCAGCAGCAGGGTTTTGATGTGCGCGGCGTATTCATGAAGAACTATGAACCACCGCCAGATGCTCTGGCAGACTGCCCGTGGGAAATTGATCAGGCAGATGTAGAGAAGGTGAGCAAGCACCTTGGTATTCCTTGGGAAACCTGGAATTTTACCAAAGAGTACAGTGCTGCGGTTTTGGAGTACTTCTACGCCACCTACGCAGCGGGCAGGACGCCAAACCCAGACGTGTGGTGCAACCGAGAAATTAAGTTTGGGGTGTTTTTACAAAAAGCGATTGCAGAAGGCTACGATCAAATCGCTACCGGACACTATGCTAGGGTTGAATGTGACGGAAAACATGTTCAGCTGCTTACGGCTGTTGATACCGAAAAAGACCAGACGTACTTTCTGTGCATGCTCAGCCAGGACATGCTGCGGCATGTGCAGTTTCCCATTGGCCATTTACGGAAGCCCGAGGTACGTGCAATGGCAAAGGCAGCAAAGTTACCAACTGCTGCGAAACCTGACAGCCAGGGGATTTGCTTTGTGGGCAAGGTGGATGTGCATGCTTTGCTCAAAGAGCGTTTTGGTGTTCATCCCGGACCAGTGCAAACCGCTGATGGTACAGTGGTTGGCCAGCACGAGGGCATTGCCCTGTACACCATTGGCCAACGGCATGGGCTAGGGGTTGGGGGTGGCGTGCCGTACTACGTTGCAGCAAAAGACTCAGCTACCAACACCTTAATCGTCGCCAAAGGGAACCGAGATGAAGTGCTGTACCACAAAGGCCTAACCGCTTCAGGAGCCAGCTGGGTTGCAGGGACGCCACCTGGGGCAACCTTTAATTGTGCAGCACGAATACGCTACAGGCAGCCTGTGGAGGCCTGTACAGTGATTGTGGGTGATGATGGGCTGCTGACGGTCAACTTTGTCCGTAAACAGCGTGCAATCACGCCTGGGCAAATCTGCGCGTTCTACGACCAGCAGGTCTGCCTGGGTGGAGCTACTATTGACCAGCCCTTGGACTAA